From one Nitrospira sp. genomic stretch:
- the gnd gene encoding decarboxylating 6-phosphogluconate dehydrogenase, with product MELGFIGLGKMGMNMVTRLRQGSHRIVAYDRAPEVVAKVEGTGAVGAASLSDLVSKLTAPRAVWIMVPSGAPTEDTIQAVAALLQPGDTIIDGGNTRFHDDTRRAAELKAKGLHYVDVGTSGGIWGLTVGYCLMIGGDDAPVQRLTPIFQTLAPEQGWAHMGSHGAGHYVKMVHNGIEYSMMQGYAEGFELMAKSHYRLDLGKIADVWMHGSVVRSWLLELAVGALKQDPKLEKLKGYVQDSGEGRWMIQDAIDNDVPVPTLTAALFTRFRSRQEESFAEKMLAALRNAFGGHSVRR from the coding sequence ATGGAACTCGGATTTATTGGGTTAGGAAAGATGGGCATGAACATGGTGACGCGCCTCCGGCAGGGTAGCCACCGTATCGTGGCGTACGATCGTGCGCCGGAGGTCGTCGCGAAGGTTGAGGGCACTGGAGCAGTCGGGGCCGCCTCCCTGAGCGATCTCGTTTCCAAACTCACCGCGCCCCGCGCCGTCTGGATCATGGTCCCTTCGGGAGCGCCGACGGAGGACACCATCCAGGCGGTCGCCGCGTTGCTGCAACCAGGCGACACGATCATCGACGGCGGCAACACCCGTTTCCATGACGATACCAGGCGCGCCGCCGAGTTGAAGGCGAAAGGGCTCCACTATGTCGATGTCGGCACGAGCGGCGGCATCTGGGGGCTGACGGTCGGCTACTGTCTGATGATCGGCGGTGACGACGCGCCGGTTCAGCGGCTCACTCCGATTTTTCAGACCTTGGCGCCGGAACAGGGATGGGCCCACATGGGTTCGCACGGCGCCGGCCACTATGTCAAAATGGTGCACAACGGTATTGAATACAGCATGATGCAGGGATATGCCGAAGGATTCGAGCTCATGGCGAAAAGCCACTATCGCCTGGACCTCGGCAAAATCGCCGACGTGTGGATGCATGGCAGCGTGGTCCGCTCCTGGCTGTTGGAATTGGCGGTCGGCGCGTTGAAACAGGATCCCAAGCTCGAGAAGTTGAAAGGATATGTGCAGGATTCCGGCGAGGGCCGATGGATGATTCAGGATGCCATCGACAATGACGTGCCCGTCCCGACCCTGACCGCGGCGCTCTTCACCCGCTTCCGTTCGCGGCAGGAGGAATCGTTCGCGGAAAAAATGCTCGCAGCCTTGCGCAATGCCTTCGGCGGGCATAGTGTCCGCCGCTGA
- a CDS encoding nucleotidyltransferase domain-containing protein: MDSHLADSSLQPMSALPSSEELKAELLDIPEPPEMPPAPPPPGYEDALAGAVKYIRGKRGGDLVGIILVGSGARRAVTAHSDIDLIVLVKGAADGQEMIRVGDRLVDIRYGEHKTVAEDLAYSPRLAPILRKGRILYDHEEIATQLLAKAAQRFRQGPPAAGIHERIRLKAECVHWLGKVEDLRDRPNTAQYLLQLFFDECVSAFFRIRGLWFTAPVDTLRFLASRDPALGELASQFLSAATLHDRLTVGRRMAEAVFREIPLPPRVD; this comes from the coding sequence ATGGACTCACATCTTGCCGATTCGTCACTGCAGCCGATGTCCGCGCTTCCTTCATCGGAGGAATTGAAAGCCGAATTACTCGACATTCCCGAACCACCGGAGATGCCTCCCGCCCCGCCGCCCCCGGGCTATGAAGACGCCCTCGCAGGAGCCGTGAAATACATCCGCGGCAAACGCGGTGGAGACCTGGTGGGCATTATTCTGGTCGGATCCGGGGCTCGCCGCGCCGTCACGGCGCACAGCGACATCGATCTGATTGTGCTGGTCAAGGGAGCGGCCGACGGACAGGAAATGATTCGGGTCGGGGACCGGTTGGTCGATATTCGATACGGAGAACACAAGACGGTCGCCGAGGATCTGGCCTACTCTCCCCGCCTGGCGCCCATTCTGCGAAAAGGACGGATTCTCTACGACCACGAGGAGATCGCCACGCAACTGCTCGCCAAAGCCGCACAACGGTTTCGCCAGGGGCCGCCGGCGGCCGGGATCCATGAGCGTATCCGCCTGAAGGCCGAATGTGTACATTGGCTGGGTAAGGTCGAAGATTTGCGAGATCGACCCAACACAGCCCAGTATCTCCTGCAACTGTTTTTTGACGAATGCGTCTCCGCATTTTTTCGCATTCGCGGCCTCTGGTTCACGGCGCCGGTCGATACCCTGCGATTTCTGGCCTCCCGCGATCCGGCGCTGGGGGAGCTGGCCAGCCAATTCTTGAGTGCTGCGACACTGCATGACCGCCTGACGGTCGGTCGCCGGATGGCCGAGGCAGTGTTTCGCGAGATTCCCCTTCCTCCCCGCGTGGACTGA
- the ltaE gene encoding low-specificity L-threonine aldolase, producing the protein MIDLRSDTVTKPTPAMREAMARAEVGDDIYGEDPTVNRLQEVGADLVGKRAALFVPSGTLGNQLCLRAQAEPGREVIVESQCHIIRYEQGAAAALAGVQLHWVSGTQGLLTAEQVEAAIRPTDPYSIQTALICLENTHNAGGGTVYPLATIQAIRRVADAHEVPIHLDGARLFNAVVASGVSAAEYARHCDTVTFCLSKGLGAPAGSLIATDDLALLDRLRRFRRMYGGAMRQSGILAAAGLYALEHHVSRLADDHANAKRLAARLEQIPAVSINPAAVHTNILFFDLHHSRLSAPAFVMALKQEGVLLNAVSARTCRAVTHLDVSAKAIEQAADAIARLLA; encoded by the coding sequence ATGATCGATCTACGCAGTGATACGGTCACCAAACCCACTCCCGCCATGCGCGAGGCCATGGCCCGTGCGGAGGTGGGCGACGACATTTACGGGGAAGACCCCACAGTCAACCGGCTGCAGGAGGTCGGTGCTGACCTCGTCGGGAAACGCGCCGCCCTGTTTGTGCCATCCGGCACGCTCGGCAATCAATTGTGCCTGCGGGCGCAGGCCGAGCCAGGGCGTGAAGTGATCGTCGAAAGTCAGTGCCACATCATCCGCTATGAACAAGGCGCGGCCGCTGCGTTGGCGGGAGTCCAACTGCATTGGGTCAGCGGCACGCAGGGCCTCCTGACCGCGGAGCAGGTCGAGGCGGCTATCCGGCCCACTGATCCCTATAGCATTCAGACCGCGCTGATTTGCCTGGAGAACACGCACAACGCGGGAGGTGGCACCGTCTATCCGCTGGCGACCATCCAAGCCATTCGTCGGGTGGCCGACGCCCACGAGGTACCCATTCACCTCGATGGTGCGCGCCTATTTAATGCGGTCGTGGCGTCTGGAGTGTCCGCTGCCGAATATGCGCGGCATTGCGACACGGTGACCTTCTGCCTCTCCAAAGGGCTGGGTGCGCCGGCGGGGTCACTCATTGCCACGGACGATCTGGCCCTGCTCGACCGCCTCAGGCGCTTTCGGCGAATGTATGGAGGCGCCATGCGGCAATCCGGGATCTTGGCGGCGGCGGGACTCTACGCGTTGGAGCACCACGTGTCACGGCTCGCGGACGACCATGCGAACGCCAAGCGGCTCGCGGCCAGACTGGAGCAGATTCCTGCAGTCTCCATCAATCCGGCGGCGGTGCACACGAACATCCTGTTTTTCGATCTCCATCATTCGCGGCTATCGGCGCCGGCCTTTGTCATGGCCCTCAAGCAGGAAGGCGTATTGCTGAACGCGGTGAGCGCGCGCACCTGCCGGGCCGTCACCCATCTGGACGTGTCGGCCAAGGCCATCGAACAGGCCGCCGACGCCATCGCCCGCCTCCTCGCCTGA
- a CDS encoding MFS transporter, protein MRRSVIRFVQAEPQEWRPLAWSFGYFFCLLCGYYILRPVRDEMAIQGGVQNLPWMMTGTFLTLLAVTPLFGWLSARYSRYRLLLGVYLFFIVNLLVLYLLMTNHQSMEWVARGFFVWLSVFNLFVVSVFWSFMADLFTPAQGARLFGIIAAGGSTGALFGPLITTGLTYLFPVPVLMLVSALFLAACLWCIYHLEVWSRTRSVLHRENSGEPLGGGFLAGVRLVWSSPYLLGICGYLTCLTMTATFLYFEQVRLVAEHFSQPEARTRFFSLLDFSTNLLTWLTQLFITNRLVSRFGLTAPLLFLPVISLLGFLGIALAPGLVLYVAFSVLRRVGEYALSKPAREVLFTVVSREEKYKAKNFIDTAISRAGDASTGWLVSGVKALGVTTAQIAWVLVPLMILWSWLGRWLAAQERKQAGSR, encoded by the coding sequence TTGCGCCGCTCAGTGATCCGATTCGTGCAGGCGGAGCCGCAGGAATGGCGGCCGCTCGCCTGGTCGTTCGGCTATTTTTTCTGCCTCCTCTGCGGCTACTACATCCTTCGCCCTGTGCGCGATGAAATGGCGATTCAGGGGGGCGTGCAGAACCTGCCCTGGATGATGACGGGCACCTTCCTCACGCTGCTGGCTGTGACACCCCTCTTCGGGTGGTTGTCCGCCCGCTATTCACGCTACCGGTTGTTGCTCGGAGTCTATCTCTTTTTTATCGTCAACCTGCTGGTGCTGTACCTCCTGATGACGAACCACCAATCGATGGAATGGGTGGCCCGGGGGTTTTTTGTGTGGCTTTCGGTCTTCAATCTCTTCGTCGTGTCGGTGTTCTGGAGTTTCATGGCCGATCTCTTCACGCCGGCCCAGGGCGCCCGACTCTTCGGAATCATCGCGGCGGGAGGCAGCACCGGCGCCCTGTTCGGCCCCCTCATCACCACCGGATTGACCTATCTCTTTCCCGTCCCGGTACTCATGCTGGTCTCGGCCCTGTTTCTGGCGGCTTGCCTCTGGTGTATCTATCACCTGGAGGTCTGGAGTCGCACCCGGTCCGTCCTCCATCGCGAAAATAGTGGAGAACCGCTGGGCGGAGGATTTCTGGCCGGCGTGCGCCTCGTCTGGTCATCGCCCTACCTACTCGGCATCTGCGGCTATCTCACCTGCTTGACGATGACGGCAACCTTTCTGTACTTCGAGCAGGTGCGGCTGGTGGCCGAGCACTTCAGCCAGCCTGAAGCCAGAACGCGGTTTTTCTCCCTACTCGATTTCTCCACCAACCTCCTCACGTGGCTCACACAACTCTTCATCACGAACCGCCTGGTGTCACGGTTTGGATTGACGGCGCCCCTGTTGTTCCTCCCGGTGATCAGCCTGCTGGGATTTTTGGGGATCGCCCTGGCGCCGGGACTGGTGCTCTATGTCGCCTTTTCGGTGCTGCGCCGGGTGGGGGAATATGCGCTCTCGAAACCGGCGCGAGAAGTCTTGTTTACGGTCGTCAGTCGCGAAGAAAAATACAAAGCGAAGAACTTCATCGATACCGCGATCTCGCGCGCCGGAGATGCGTCAACCGGCTGGTTGGTCTCGGGCGTCAAGGCGCTCGGGGTCACAACCGCGCAAATCGC